The Vibrio quintilis DNA window CAATTGAGGTCACTCCACTCAAAGAAAACCCAACGCTCATGGGAGAATGCACATCCCCGCGACTGGAATATTCAAGCGCAAGCTGTGGTGTATTTCCACCACGTCCTTGCGGCAATTCCAATGGAATTTGATAAGAGGCAACCCCTTGTGTAATACTCAATTCTCCCGGTAATGTCCCCACTGTTTCGGTATAAGAAACAGTTTGAGCACACACAGAAGCAGTAAAAAGACCCAGCAGGCCGGCGAGCTTATTCATTGATTTATGATCCCTTTCCTACTCGACATTGTTGTTGTGACATCACGACATCGTGAAATGGTTATTCATTAGCGGAACTGAGGACTTTCAGTTCCTGTTCAAGTTGTTGTGCTTGCTGATCGATTTCTTCTGTAGACAAAACATGATCACTTTCAGGTAATTCGCGATGAATTAACGCCTGACGCAATTGTTTTACTGACGTCTGGTGATTAAGTTTTTCTACGGTAAAGTGCTCTTTTTTCTGAGCAGAATCAGATGACTGAACTGAGTGTTCAGCTGATATTGATGTATTTTTTTCTGCCTGATCATGAATATACCAGAGCAGAATATTAATCCCGGCAACAGTCACAGAACTGATACACAAAATAATAAACCAACGGGTTATCACTATTTTTCACCTAAAATACAATTAACCTAAATGAAGAAAATTGTAATAAAAACAAAATTATATTTAATATATTTGACTTAAAAATGACACTTTATGCATATTTATTGTCACCTATTCAATATAAAATATCATAAAACAATTTTAAAAAAAATAATTTATGATTGAATGTATTTCGTTCTTATACAAACAATTTTAATTATGGCACAAATCACATTTTATTAATATTTAGATGAGTTGATTTAAATTTAATATCGGGTGAAAATAGAGCTTAATCCAAGTTTATTCTAATTAGCTATAAACTTCATTCATATAACTATTTTTTCAACCGGAAGATTAAAAACATGAAAAAATTACTTGTTCTAGCGCTGGGTTTAATGGCATCACTAAGCGTTTTCGCAACCACTAATGCAGGAAGTAGTCAGACATGGTATGGACCTTTCACGATTACAAAAGTTGCCCGATACTACGATGGTGCGCACCGGATGACCGTCCATGTAGCTGAAACACCCAATACCGCTTGTAGTATCACTAATGAACAGAAAATGGCTTCTTACCAAACATCCAACGATAGTAATTTCAGTATGCAAATGTTCTCTGTATTAGCGACAGCACAAGCACAAAATAAGAAAGTAATGTTACTTTTGGACAGAACTTGTGCTGCTAATTATGGTTTAAACGTGCATGGTGTTGAAATTTTATCAGATTAATTAAACCCTGATAGTTTGCATCTATATTTATGATGAAATCCAGATAAATAGGCCTCCTCCTTATCTGGATTTTTGATTATAATCCTCCTATTAAGAAACTTATAATACTTCATTTTAACAAGTGGGTAATGAATCGATTTTAATATATATATTATTGCGAAATAGATCACATAAGCACTACATCTATATTCAACCAACTTTACTTTTCTATCTGATACAAATATGTTCCAAGCAAGCCGAGTCGCATACAGGCACTATCGGAATCAAAATTATTTGGAGCATAAAATGAAAATTGTACTATTTTTCTTTTTAGGATTATTTCTCTCGTGTAACGCATTAGCAACCACAAATGCAGGAACGAATCAGAAATGGTATGGCCCATTCACCATTAATAAAATAGCAAGATATTACGATGGTGCTCACAGAATGACAGTCCATGTAAAAGAAACGCCTAATACGACCTGTAGTGTCACCAACGAAGAGAAAAAGGCTTCTTACCACTACGCTGATAATTCAGATTTTAGCATGCAAATGTTTTCTGTATTAGCTACAGCACAAGCACAAAATAAAAAAGTCATGCTGTTATTGGATCATGGCTGTGCCGCAAATTATGGTCTCAATGTACATGGTGTGGAAATATTGTCAGACTAATCCATTGAATAGTAATGTAATGCTAATTTATATGATCGGTTAATTAAAAAATGCCTTAGTGAATAACCAAGGCATTTTTATTCATAAATATATATCAACAATCACTCCACAGTCACCGACTTCGCCAGGTTCCGCGGCTGATCTACGTCTGTCCCTTTAATCAGTGCCACATGATAAGACAGCAGTTGCATTGGGACGGTGTAATAAATCGGTGCAGTGATTTCACTGACCTTCGGCATGGTGATGATTTTCATTGTCTCATCTGATTCAAAGCCAGCACCTTCATCAGCAAAGACATATAACAAACCACCGCGGGCGCGAACTTCTTCGATGTTTGACTTCAGTTTTTCCAGCAATTCATTCCCCGGCGCAACCACTACGACCGGCATATCAGCATCGATCAAAGCCAGCGGGCCGTGCTTCAGCTCACCGGCCGCATAAGCTTCGGCATGGATGTAAGAAATTTCTTTCAGCTTGAGGGCCGATTCCAGTGCAATCGGGTAGAACTCACCCCGGCCGAGGAATAAAGTGTGGTGTTTGTCCGCAAAATCAATCGCCAGCGCTTCAATCTGAGTATCAAATTTGAGTGCCGATTCAATTTGCGCAGGTAAAGCGCGCAATGCATCGACAATCTCTTTCTCTTTGACGGCATCAATTCTCTGTTTCTGCTTACCGACACCGGTTACCAGCATCAATAGCGCAGCTAATTGAGTGGTAAAGGCTTTGGTCGATGCCACGCCGATTTCAGCCCCGGCGCGGGTCATAAATGCAATGTCAGACTCACGGACCAGTGACGATCCGGCCACGTTACAAATCGTCATCACCGCCATGTAACCTTTTTCTTTTGCCAGACGCAGTGCTGCTAATGTATCAGCGGTTTCACCTGACTGTGACAGTGTGATCAGCAGGCTGTTCGGGCGTGTGACAAACCTGCGGTAACGGAATTCAGATGCGATTTCGACATCACAACTCACACCGGCAATGTCTTCAAACCAGTAACGGGCCGTCATCCCTGCATTGTAAGAGGTGCCGCAGGCAACGATCTGCACATGCTCCACTTTCGTCAGGATTTCAGCGGCATGCACACCAATACTGTCAATCACAACGGAGTCTTTGCCAAGCCGGCCTTCCATAGTGTTGATCAGCGCTTTCGGCTGTTCAAAAATCTCTTTTTGCATAAAGTGACGGAACTGGCCTTTGTCACCCGCATCATGCTCAGCATTTGATTCAGAAATTTCACGTTCAACCTGTACACCATTGGCATCAAATACCGTGACCTCGCGACGGGTAATTTCAGCCACATCGCCTTCTTCCAGATACATGAAGCGACGGGTCACATTCAGCAGAGCCAGCTGATCGGAGGCAAGGAAGTTTTCCCCGACACCAAAACCGATCACAATCGGGCTTCCGGAACGGGCAACCACCAGACGTGATGAATCCCGGCGGTCCAGCACAACCGTGCCATACGCGCCTTCAAGATGCTTCGCGGCTTTTTGTACCGCTTCAGTGAGTGATTTGCTCTGACGCAATTCCCACTCAACCAGATGGGCAATGACTTCAGTATCGGTCTGAGATTCAAACTGATAACCGCGCTCCTGAAGCAGTGCTCTGAGTGCTTCATGGTTCTCGATAATCCCGTTATGTACAACGGCAATATCGCCGGATACATGTGGGTGAGCATTGGCTTCGGAAGGTTCGCCATGTGTTGCCCAGCGGGTATGCGCAATACCGGTTCCCCCGGCGACATGAGACTCCTCAACGGCATCGGCCAGCTCCTGAACTTTACCCAGACGACGGATCCGGGTCAGCTGATTTTTATGATCAATCACAGCAACACCGGCTGAGTCATAGCCGCGATATTCCAGGCGACGCAACCCTTCCACTAAAATTTCAGCCACATCCCGTTGTGCCACAGCACCCACAATTCCACACATATTCGTTCTCCATTTTTGTCAATGGTTGGCGTTAGACCGGTAAACCCGGCTTAGCCCGTTTGATTTTAATACTTATTTCGCACGGATCACTCTGACCTGATGCTCCGTGATCATTTGTTCATCGGCTTCGGATAACCCATTATCAGTGACAAGCACACTAATATTGTCCCATCCGAGCTCCAGGTTCGGAATTCTCCGGCCAATTTTGTCTGATTCAGCCATCACGACCACTTCACGGGAAACTTCAGCCATAACTTGACTCAACCCGGTCAGCTCATTGAACGTAGTCGTTCCCCGGCTCAGATCGATCCCATCGCAACCGATGAACAGCTGATCAAAGTCATAAGAGCGCAAAACAGACTCTGCAACCTGCCCCTGAAAAGATTCAGAATGCGGATCCCAGGTGCCACCAGTCATTAAAAGCGTGGGTTCATTTTCCAATTCATGCAACGCGTTAGCGATATGCAATGTATTGGTCATCACAACTAACCCCTGCTTATTATTCAGCTGCTGAATCAATGCGGCAGTGGTACTCCCGCTATCGATCACGATCCTGTGGTGATCTTTGATTAGTTTTGCTGCTTCTGTCGCAAGTAATTCCTTTTGAACCGAAACACGATGACTGACCTCATCAATCACAACTTCCCGGGGTAATGCGACTGCACCGCCATAACGCCTCAGTAACAAGCCGTTTTTTTCAAGCGAAGCCAGATCTTTCCTGATGGTAACCTCAGAAGTCTGAAAGTTCCGGGATAAAGATTCAACACTGACTTCACCATGTTGATTCACCAACTGAACAATTTCATGACGTCTGACTTGAGTGTTTCGTTTCAACATAAGAAATGATAGAACAAAGTTTCAAAGTGAAACAAATAATAATCAAAACGAAAGGCCAATGTCTATTTATTTTGATAGAAAAAATTAATACTTCATGCAAAAACCTTGTTCTAAAACAAGTCTTAGACGGTGATATTCTCTTCGTTAGATGGTAGAATTCGCCCTCATTAAAGTAAGAAAATTACAAAATTGAATGTTTACTTACTAAAATACATCGCAGAAATTGCGCAGAACGCCCTAAATTGATGTATTTTTATTCAGAACAGAGGGTCATTATCAGTTGTAAAATGACCAATCTGTTGAAAGATTTTCAGCTTTAAAGTGCCACCTGTCTCAGGCAGATAAAGCTTTCCCGGCGGATTGATACCGGGAAATAAAAGCACTTTAAAGCACCCCTTTTCTTTCAATTTGATATGAATATCGGAGAATATTTTCCATGAAGAAGACCAAAATCGTATGTACGATTGGCCCTAAGACAGAATCAGTAGAGAAGCTTACCCAACTTGTTGACGCTGGTATGAATGTAATGCGTCTGAACTTCTCTCACGGTGATTACGAAGAACATGGCGGTCGTATCAAAAACTTCCGTCAGGTCATGCAAGCCGCCGGCAAACAACTCGCGATTCTTCTGGATACCAAAGGTCCTGAAATCCGTACAATCAAGCTGGAAAATGGCGATGATGTTGATCTGGTAGCCGGTCAGGAATTCACATTTACTACAGATGCAACTGTTGTTGGTAATAAAGATCGCGTTGCTGTGACTTACCCTGGCTTTGCGCAGGATTTGTCTGTTGGCAACACCATTCTGGTTGATGATGGCCTGATCGAAATGGAAGTGACTGCAAAAACAGAAACTGAAGTGAAATGTAAAGTACTGAACAATGGTGCTTTAGGTGAAAACAAAGGCGTCAACCTTCCAGGTGTATCCGTTAAATTACCTGCGTTATCTGAAAAAGATAAATCAGACCTGAAATTTGGTTGCGAGCAAGGTGTTGATTTCGTCGCTGCTTCATTTATCCGTAAAGCAGATGATGTGCGTGAAATCCGTGAGTTGCTGAACGCAAACGGCGGCGAAACGATTCACATCATTTCAAAAATTGAAAACCAGGAAGGCGTAGATAACTTTGATGAAATTCTGGAGTTATCTGACGGTATCATGGTTGCACGTGGTGACTTAGGGGTAGAAATCCCGGCTGAAGAAGTTATCTTTGCACAAAAAATGATGATCGAAAAATGTAACCGTGCAAGAAAAGTTGTTATTACTGCAACTCAGATGCTGGATTCAATGATCAAAAACCCTCGTCCAACCCGGGCTGAAGCAGGTGACGTTGCAAACGCAGTCATGGATGGTACTGATGCTGTTATGCTGTCTGGTGAAACTGCAAAAGGTAAATATCCTGTTGAAGCTGTAACGATTATGGCTCAGATTGCGAACCGTACTGATTCTGCATTGAAAGCAGAGCTGGGTTCACGTCTTGACAGCCCTCGCCTGAGAATTACTGAAGCTGTTTGTAAAGGCGCAGTTGATACCGCAGAAAAACTGAGTGCACCATTAATCGTTGTTGCGACAGAAGGCGGTAAATCGGCACGTTCAGTCAGAAAATACTTCCCGACTGCCAACATTATTGCACTGACAACCAACAAGAAAACAGCAGCACAGTTGGTTCTGACGAAAGGTGTAACACCTGTTGTTGTTGAAGCAATTAACAGCACAGATGATTTCTACCATTTAGGTAAAGATCTTGCACTGAGCTCTGAGCTGGGCCGTAAAGGTGACATCGTTGTGATGGTTTCCGGTGCATTGGTTGCTTCCGGTACAACAAACACTGCATCAGTTCACGTTCTTTAATGAACCGTAAGTGTTGATGTGAAAAAGCATTGATAAAAAAGGCGCTGAATCAGCGCCTTTTTTTATGCGGGTAAACTGATGATAAAGCTTGTTTGAGTCATACGACCTAAGTCTGAATGACTTACCAGCCAAAAAACTCTTTATGATGCGTATTCAGTAATATGACCAGGAGTAAAAAGTACAGCGCGCTGATTTTGATTCCCAGTATAGCCAGAGAACCAATGGTTAGTCTCACCAGAAAGTGATTGATCATACAATGACACCTCAATCCCCATCCTGTTGATATTTCTTTACTTATATCCAGGCAACCTGAAGATGCAGGTTTCAGGTTGTTTGGGTGTATATCCGGAACCAATAAAGTAACTGTAGCTGCAACGGCAGGGACTTCTCAAAAAACGAATCATGACTTCAAGGCTATCATTGTATCAAACTGTTCAAATAACATTCAATTTGCAACTTTAGTCTGATAAATTATGTGCTGATAAACCTTGCTCAGCCCCCGGATAACGAAAACATATGGTGCCGAATCATGATGAAAACAGACACAAAAAAAAGCGATGAAGAATCACCGCTTTTCTTAAGTCATCAGTTACAATCGTATGAAGCTAATCTAAATTCAGCCAACGGTATTCACCGGGTCAAGATGAACATCCATTTGCGGGAACGGTATTTCAATACCATGGGCATCTAAAGCTTCTTTCATCGCCTGCGTCAAATCAAAATAAGCGCCCCAGTAATCTTCTGTTTTCACCCATGGGCGAACCACAAAATTCACGGAAGAATCGGCCAGCTCAACCACACCAACGGTGACTTCAGGTGTTTTCAGTACCCGCTCATCACGTGCCATGGTTTCTTTGAGTATTTGTTTGGTTTTCTGCAAATCAGCGGTATAGGAAACACCAACGACAAAATCAATCCGCCGGGTCGCATGGCGGGAATAGTTGGTAATCGGACCACCAATCACACCGGAGTTTGGCACCACAACCATTTTGTTATCCGGTGTTTTCAGGACAGTCTGAAAAATCTGGATACTTTCTACTGCGCCGGAAACACCTGACACTTCAACAAAATCACCTGATTTAAATGGCCGGAATGCGACAATCAAAATACCGGCTGCAAAGTTTGATAGAGACCCCTGTAAAGCCAGACCAACTGCAAGACCGGCGGCACCAATCACAGCAACGACAGAAGCGGTTTGTACCCCAACCCGGCTTAACGCGGCAATTAATACAATGATGAACAACAGGTAGCGAATTAAACCATGAATAAACTCGATTACCGCGTTATCCATGGCCTTTTTCTTCAGAACTCTGGAAACACTGCCCGCAATAAGTTTAACGAACAGGTTACCAATAAACAGAATCAGGACCGCTGATAAGATATTCACACCATACTGAACCAGCAGGTCCGAATTATCTGTCAGCCAGTGGTTCATCTGAGACAGGTTTTCCACTGTTTTTGCCGCAGCAGTGTCAGTGATTGAGTCTGTGGCCATTTATCTTCTCCTTTTATTTTTGAAGACTACAGTACTATGAAGATTACTGTCTGATTTTAGCCCTATCTCAACTTTACTCAATCATTAACTGACTCAAACGGTTCTACGCTAACTATTCATGACCAGATTAGGTAACCATGTGACCAAATCAGGGAAAACCATACAGATAACCAAAACAATGAACTGAACCGAAATAAACGGAATCACCGATTTGTACAGATCCATCATGGTCACTCCCTTCGGCGCAATCCCTTTCAGATAGAACAGCGCAAATCCGTATGGTGGTGTCTGAACCGCAATCACTATATTCAGAATCATCAGTACGCCAAACCAGATTGGGTCATAACCCAGAGATACCGCAACCGGAGTAAAAATCGGCGCACACATCAGCACGATAATAAATTCGTCGATGATGAATCCAAGGAACAGCATGATGACCTGGAACATCATAATGATCACTATCGGTGGCAAATCCAGCCCTTTGGTAAATCCGGCAACCATGCCCTGAATACCCATCAATAGGTGGAAGTTACTGAATACAGAAGCACCAAGAATAATCCACATGGCAACACTGACGAGAATAGAAGTCTGCATCCCGGCTTTACGCAGCATTTCCGGCTTAAAGCGTTTAAACAGAATCGCCAGAATAATCGCACCCACAACCCCTAAAGCACCAGATTCAGTCGGAGTCGCAATACCTGCAATAATACTGCCCAGAACAACCACAATCAGTGCCAGAGATGAGGCGCCATCCCGGATAGTTTTAAACAGTTCGTATCCTTTCGGTATTTCAATATCATTATCCGAATCCAGCGGCGCACGCTCCGGATTCAGCTTACAGGAGATAATGACATAGGTGATCAGCAGTACAATGGTGATCAATGCAGGAACCATTGCACCTAAAAACATTTTACCTACAGAATTTTGAGTCGAAGAGGCAAACATGATCATCGGAATACTCGGCGGAATCAGAATGCCAAGGGAGCCACCCGCCATAATCACGCCCAGTGCCAGCTTTTTATCGTAGCCACGATCCAGCATCGGTTTCAGGGCGATACTGCTTGAAGTCATGATACCGGCACCGATGATACCCACCATCGCTCCAATCATCGAACATACCCCAATCACACTGATCGCCAGCGATCCCCGCAGCCGCCCGATTGCCAGCTGACTGGCATTAAACATCGCATCACCGATACCGGAACGGGTCAGAATCTGTCCCATATAGATATACAGCGGAATCGCCAAAAGAATAAAGTTAAAAAAGGTACTTTCGACAGTGGTCGGCACAATATTAAACATTGAGTCTCCCCAGGTCACATAGCCGACACCCATCGCGATCCCGCCTAATGCCAGGCCAACCTGCGCGCCCAAAGCAAATGCAGTCAGAATACAGGCCAGCAGGACTACGGTTAACATCTCAATTCCCATCAGGACTCTCCTTGTCAAAAGCGGGCTTTTCAATCTGGTTACTATCGACTCTGAAAGGTTGTTCACTCAGATCACTGAGGTCACAATGCTCACCCAATAA harbors:
- the glmS gene encoding glutamine--fructose-6-phosphate transaminase (isomerizing), with the protein product MCGIVGAVAQRDVAEILVEGLRRLEYRGYDSAGVAVIDHKNQLTRIRRLGKVQELADAVEESHVAGGTGIAHTRWATHGEPSEANAHPHVSGDIAVVHNGIIENHEALRALLQERGYQFESQTDTEVIAHLVEWELRQSKSLTEAVQKAAKHLEGAYGTVVLDRRDSSRLVVARSGSPIVIGFGVGENFLASDQLALLNVTRRFMYLEEGDVAEITRREVTVFDANGVQVEREISESNAEHDAGDKGQFRHFMQKEIFEQPKALINTMEGRLGKDSVVIDSIGVHAAEILTKVEHVQIVACGTSYNAGMTARYWFEDIAGVSCDVEIASEFRYRRFVTRPNSLLITLSQSGETADTLAALRLAKEKGYMAVMTICNVAGSSLVRESDIAFMTRAGAEIGVASTKAFTTQLAALLMLVTGVGKQKQRIDAVKEKEIVDALRALPAQIESALKFDTQIEALAIDFADKHHTLFLGRGEFYPIALESALKLKEISYIHAEAYAAGELKHGPLALIDADMPVVVVAPGNELLEKLKSNIEEVRARGGLLYVFADEGAGFESDETMKIITMPKVSEITAPIYYTVPMQLLSYHVALIKGTDVDQPRNLAKSVTVE
- a CDS encoding DeoR/GlpR family DNA-binding transcription regulator, whose translation is MLKRNTQVRRHEIVQLVNQHGEVSVESLSRNFQTSEVTIRKDLASLEKNGLLLRRYGGAVALPREVVIDEVSHRVSVQKELLATEAAKLIKDHHRIVIDSGSTTAALIQQLNNKQGLVVMTNTLHIANALHELENEPTLLMTGGTWDPHSESFQGQVAESVLRSYDFDQLFIGCDGIDLSRGTTTFNELTGLSQVMAEVSREVVVMAESDKIGRRIPNLELGWDNISVLVTDNGLSEADEQMITEHQVRVIRAK
- the pykF gene encoding pyruvate kinase PykF, which gives rise to MKKTKIVCTIGPKTESVEKLTQLVDAGMNVMRLNFSHGDYEEHGGRIKNFRQVMQAAGKQLAILLDTKGPEIRTIKLENGDDVDLVAGQEFTFTTDATVVGNKDRVAVTYPGFAQDLSVGNTILVDDGLIEMEVTAKTETEVKCKVLNNGALGENKGVNLPGVSVKLPALSEKDKSDLKFGCEQGVDFVAASFIRKADDVREIRELLNANGGETIHIISKIENQEGVDNFDEILELSDGIMVARGDLGVEIPAEEVIFAQKMMIEKCNRARKVVITATQMLDSMIKNPRPTRAEAGDVANAVMDGTDAVMLSGETAKGKYPVEAVTIMAQIANRTDSALKAELGSRLDSPRLRITEAVCKGAVDTAEKLSAPLIVVATEGGKSARSVRKYFPTANIIALTTNKKTAAQLVLTKGVTPVVVEAINSTDDFYHLGKDLALSSELGRKGDIVVMVSGALVASGTTNTASVHVL
- a CDS encoding mechanosensitive ion channel domain-containing protein, with the translated sequence MATDSITDTAAAKTVENLSQMNHWLTDNSDLLVQYGVNILSAVLILFIGNLFVKLIAGSVSRVLKKKAMDNAVIEFIHGLIRYLLFIIVLIAALSRVGVQTASVVAVIGAAGLAVGLALQGSLSNFAAGILIVAFRPFKSGDFVEVSGVSGAVESIQIFQTVLKTPDNKMVVVPNSGVIGGPITNYSRHATRRIDFVVGVSYTADLQKTKQILKETMARDERVLKTPEVTVGVVELADSSVNFVVRPWVKTEDYWGAYFDLTQAMKEALDAHGIEIPFPQMDVHLDPVNTVG
- a CDS encoding TRAP transporter large permease: MGIEMLTVVLLACILTAFALGAQVGLALGGIAMGVGYVTWGDSMFNIVPTTVESTFFNFILLAIPLYIYMGQILTRSGIGDAMFNASQLAIGRLRGSLAISVIGVCSMIGAMVGIIGAGIMTSSSIALKPMLDRGYDKKLALGVIMAGGSLGILIPPSIPMIMFASSTQNSVGKMFLGAMVPALITIVLLITYVIISCKLNPERAPLDSDNDIEIPKGYELFKTIRDGASSLALIVVVLGSIIAGIATPTESGALGVVGAIILAILFKRFKPEMLRKAGMQTSILVSVAMWIILGASVFSNFHLLMGIQGMVAGFTKGLDLPPIVIIMMFQVIMLFLGFIIDEFIIVLMCAPIFTPVAVSLGYDPIWFGVLMILNIVIAVQTPPYGFALFYLKGIAPKGVTMMDLYKSVIPFISVQFIVLVICMVFPDLVTWLPNLVMNS